One stretch of Bosea vaviloviae DNA includes these proteins:
- a CDS encoding ABC transporter permease, with protein MTAPASSAEIASPPRATPLRRFLRAFASSRLAMAGLVAFAAIVLAALLAPWISPQNPYDLMQLDILDGRLPPGAVSGAGAISGTGMTFWLGTDDQGRDMLSAILYGLRISLVVGISSALLAAAIGTTLGLFAAYAGGRIETALMRLVDLQLSFPTILIALMILAFLGKGIANVVLALVIVEWAVYARTARASALIESRKEYIEAARAMGARPMRILLRHLLPNCLPPLMVIATVQIARAIALEATLSFLGLGVPVTEPSLGMLIANGYQYMLSGKFWISFYPGLALLATVVAINLIGDHLRDVLNPRRQVD; from the coding sequence ATGACCGCGCCGGCCTCGAGCGCAGAGATTGCGAGCCCGCCGCGTGCGACGCCGCTGCGCCGCTTCCTGCGCGCCTTCGCCTCGTCGCGCCTGGCCATGGCCGGCCTCGTCGCCTTCGCCGCGATCGTGCTCGCCGCGCTGCTGGCGCCCTGGATCTCGCCGCAGAACCCCTATGACCTGATGCAGCTCGACATCCTGGACGGGCGCCTGCCGCCGGGTGCGGTCTCTGGCGCGGGCGCGATCTCGGGCACCGGCATGACCTTTTGGCTGGGCACCGACGACCAGGGCCGCGACATGCTCTCGGCGATTCTCTACGGGCTGCGGATCTCACTTGTCGTCGGCATCTCATCGGCCCTGCTGGCGGCGGCTATCGGCACGACGCTGGGACTGTTTGCCGCCTATGCCGGCGGACGCATCGAAACCGCGCTGATGCGGCTGGTCGATCTGCAGCTCTCCTTTCCGACGATCCTGATCGCGCTGATGATCCTCGCCTTCCTCGGCAAGGGCATCGCCAATGTCGTGCTCGCGCTCGTCATCGTGGAATGGGCGGTCTATGCCCGCACCGCCCGCGCCAGCGCGCTGATCGAAAGCCGCAAGGAGTATATCGAGGCGGCCCGCGCCATGGGTGCGCGGCCGATGCGCATCCTGCTGCGCCATCTCCTGCCGAACTGCCTGCCGCCGCTGATGGTGATCGCCACCGTGCAGATCGCGCGCGCCATCGCGCTGGAGGCGACGCTCTCCTTCCTCGGGCTCGGCGTGCCCGTGACCGAGCCGAGCCTGGGCATGCTGATCGCCAATGGCTACCAGTACATGCTGTCGGGCAAGTTCTGGATCAGCTTCTATCCCGGCCTCGCCTTGCTCGCGACCGTGGTCGCGATCAACCTGATCGGCGACCATCTGCGCGACGTCCTCAACCCGCGCCGGCAGGTCGATTGA
- a CDS encoding NAD(P)H-dependent oxidoreductase, with amino-acid sequence MNILIVYAHPEPTSFNGAMRNLAVEVLSQAGHQVEVSDLYAMNFNAVTGPSDFTGERSDPSRLSIAREQTHAMETGNIAGDIAAEQAKLQRADLLILQFPVWWFGMPAILKGWADRVFARGFAYMPGRKYDTGMFAGKLAMVCATTGTSADTYAPDGIDGDILSVLWPIHNGLLRYTGFDVLPPYLAYMPGRLIEAGRAAQLAAYRERLLTIDQTPRLYFHPAEDYGPNERLKPGVLARSGVQRNV; translated from the coding sequence ATGAACATCCTGATCGTCTACGCCCATCCCGAACCGACATCCTTCAACGGGGCCATGCGCAATCTGGCCGTGGAGGTGCTGAGCCAGGCCGGCCACCAAGTCGAGGTTTCCGATCTCTACGCCATGAATTTCAATGCCGTGACGGGGCCCTCCGATTTCACCGGCGAGCGCTCCGACCCAAGCCGTCTCAGCATCGCCCGCGAGCAGACCCATGCGATGGAGACCGGCAACATCGCCGGCGACATCGCAGCCGAACAGGCCAAGCTTCAGCGCGCCGATCTCTTGATCCTGCAGTTCCCTGTGTGGTGGTTCGGCATGCCCGCCATTCTGAAAGGCTGGGCCGACCGCGTCTTCGCGCGCGGCTTCGCCTATATGCCGGGCAGGAAATACGATACCGGCATGTTCGCGGGAAAACTGGCGATGGTCTGCGCCACGACGGGCACCTCTGCCGACACCTATGCGCCTGACGGCATCGACGGCGATATCCTGTCCGTGCTCTGGCCGATCCATAACGGGCTGCTGCGCTATACCGGTTTCGACGTCCTGCCGCCCTATCTCGCCTATATGCCGGGACGCCTCATTGAGGCCGGCCGCGCCGCCCAACTTGCAGCCTATCGCGAGCGATTGTTGACGATCGACCAGACGCCCCGGCTCTATTTCCATCCAGCCGAAGATTACGGCCCAAACGAGCGCCTGAAGCCCGGCGTGCTCGCCCGCTCTGGCGTGCAGCGCAATGTCTGA
- a CDS encoding LysR family transcriptional regulator, translating into MDINQLRTLIHVAELGSLSKAADRLHIAQPALSRQIRLLEDELETRLFDRHGRGMIVTEAGQDVLRHALRIMAEMEEIRAVVSDENAPLRGHVSIGMPPTASDILSEPLVSAFREAHPEATLRIVSAYSGYLLDWLHRGEVDAAILYDPKSARTLRIRPLLDETLFLISPPGAGLSPDSRVDFAQLEHQRLLLPSRGHGLREIVERCAQERGFALDIKVEADSYATLKGLVRSGHGMTVLPLAPIHEELREGRLCAAPLVEPVPTRRLVMAFPMDRPTSRLARFAGQVITTTIESLVAQGIWSGRIPDQDVPTETIRSDRKPA; encoded by the coding sequence ATGGATATCAACCAGCTCCGCACCCTGATCCATGTCGCCGAACTCGGCAGCCTCTCCAAGGCAGCGGACCGGCTGCATATCGCCCAGCCGGCGCTGAGCCGGCAGATCAGGCTTCTGGAAGACGAGTTGGAAACGCGCCTGTTCGACCGGCACGGGCGCGGCATGATCGTTACCGAGGCAGGCCAGGATGTGCTGCGCCACGCCCTGCGCATCATGGCGGAGATGGAGGAGATCCGCGCCGTCGTCTCCGACGAGAACGCCCCGTTGCGCGGCCATGTCTCGATCGGGATGCCGCCGACGGCCTCCGACATCCTGTCCGAGCCGCTGGTTTCGGCGTTTCGCGAAGCGCATCCGGAGGCGACCTTGCGCATCGTCAGCGCCTATTCCGGCTATCTTCTCGACTGGCTTCACCGCGGCGAGGTCGATGCCGCCATCCTCTACGATCCGAAATCCGCGCGCACGCTTCGCATCCGCCCCTTGCTGGACGAGACGCTGTTCCTGATCAGCCCTCCCGGCGCCGGCTTGTCTCCCGACAGCCGTGTCGACTTTGCTCAATTGGAGCATCAGCGGCTGCTGCTGCCGAGCCGTGGGCACGGGCTGCGCGAGATCGTCGAGCGCTGCGCGCAGGAGCGCGGCTTTGCGCTCGACATCAAGGTCGAGGCCGACAGCTATGCCACGCTCAAGGGGCTGGTGCGGAGCGGCCATGGCATGACCGTGCTGCCGCTGGCACCGATCCATGAGGAATTGCGCGAAGGCCGCCTCTGCGCCGCGCCGCTCGTCGAGCCGGTGCCGACGCGCCGCCTGGTCATGGCGTTTCCGATGGACCGGCCGACATCGCGCCTGGCGCGTTTCGCCGGCCAGGTCATCACGACCACGATTGAAAGCCTCGTGGCACAAGGCATCTGGTCGGGCCGCATACCGGACCAGGACGTCCCGACCGAGACGATCCGGAGCGATCGAAAACCGGCATAG
- a CDS encoding thiamine pyrophosphate-binding protein → MSVDWPVALYETLKAAGISHISYVPDAGHATLIELFNADPEVVTNVLTTEEEGVAIAAGSWLGGKRSVLLMQSSGVGNCINMLSLPVQARFPFLTLVTMRGEWAEFNPWQVPMGQATQAALEAIGVTVLRAETGADLVETVAQAATMAFEADQQIAVLIGQRLLGKKKW, encoded by the coding sequence CTGTCGGTCGATTGGCCGGTCGCGCTCTATGAGACGCTGAAGGCGGCCGGGATCAGCCACATCTCCTATGTGCCCGATGCCGGGCACGCGACATTGATCGAGCTGTTCAATGCCGATCCCGAAGTCGTCACCAATGTGCTGACGACCGAGGAGGAAGGGGTCGCGATTGCGGCCGGCAGCTGGCTCGGCGGCAAGCGCAGCGTCCTCTTGATGCAGTCCTCGGGTGTCGGGAACTGCATCAACATGCTCTCGCTGCCGGTCCAGGCGCGCTTTCCGTTCCTGACCCTGGTGACGATGCGCGGCGAATGGGCCGAGTTCAATCCCTGGCAGGTCCCGATGGGACAGGCGACGCAAGCCGCGCTGGAAGCGATCGGCGTGACCGTCCTGCGTGCCGAGACCGGCGCCGATCTGGTCGAGACCGTAGCCCAGGCCGCGACGATGGCTTTCGAGGCCGACCAGCAGATCGCCGTGCTGATCGGGCAGCGCCTCCTCGGCAAGAAGAAGTGGTGA
- a CDS encoding thiamine pyrophosphate-dependent enzyme: MAAPTMDRRVAVKTLLDARDGALVVTGLGSPSYDVHAAGDRDDNYYLWGAMGGAALVGLGIAQAQPEKRVMVITGDGEQLMAFGALATIAVAKPKNLDVIVLDNQHFGETGMQASHTGRGIAFDQIAVACGFTETAELRTLAQVDRLCDSLRQPSAGPRLFVLKVAAENLPRSLPPRDAVHVKNRFRRHLGFEPC, from the coding sequence ATGGCAGCTCCGACAATGGACCGCCGCGTCGCGGTGAAGACGCTGCTCGATGCGCGTGACGGCGCGCTTGTCGTCACCGGGCTGGGCTCGCCGAGCTATGACGTTCACGCTGCAGGCGACCGCGACGACAACTATTATCTCTGGGGCGCGATGGGCGGGGCTGCGCTGGTCGGTCTCGGCATCGCCCAGGCCCAGCCGGAGAAGCGGGTGATGGTCATCACCGGCGATGGCGAGCAGCTCATGGCCTTCGGCGCGCTGGCGACGATCGCCGTGGCCAAGCCTAAAAACCTCGATGTGATCGTGCTCGACAACCAGCATTTCGGTGAAACCGGCATGCAGGCGAGCCATACCGGGCGCGGCATCGCCTTCGACCAGATCGCGGTCGCCTGCGGCTTCACCGAGACCGCCGAATTGCGCACGCTCGCGCAGGTGGATCGGCTCTGCGACAGCCTGAGGCAGCCCAGCGCCGGACCGCGTCTGTTCGTTCTCAAGGTCGCGGCCGAAAACCTGCCCCGTTCCTTGCCGCCGCGCGATGCGGTGCATGTCAAGAACCGGTTCCGCAGGCATCTCGGCTTTGAGCCCTGCTAA
- a CDS encoding SDR family NAD(P)-dependent oxidoreductase, with translation MRLVGKTAVVTGAARGIGRACAERLLAEGARVVIADIDSVRLAETAAALGNTDTVLAVVTDVSDKAQVEALIAAAVSQFGRVDIMLNNAGIAMVQGFLDVTKADYDKVLGINLEGAFWGTQAAARQMIAQGQSGGGQGGVIINMSSINSGLANPNVATYAITKGGMNQITSTAAVAFARDGIRVVGVGPGTIDTEMIRGDFVASATDRTIIARTPLGRYGTAAEIAAVVAFLASDDASYITGETIYPDGGRRVLNYVMPEHVVPEQEAVS, from the coding sequence ATGAGACTGGTGGGAAAGACTGCCGTCGTGACCGGCGCCGCGCGCGGCATCGGGCGCGCCTGCGCCGAGCGTTTGCTGGCGGAGGGAGCCAGGGTCGTCATCGCCGATATCGACAGCGTCCGGCTCGCTGAAACCGCAGCGGCTTTGGGCAACACTGATACCGTGCTCGCGGTGGTCACGGATGTCAGCGACAAGGCTCAGGTCGAGGCCCTGATCGCAGCCGCGGTAAGCCAATTCGGCCGGGTCGATATCATGCTCAACAATGCCGGCATCGCCATGGTGCAGGGCTTCCTCGACGTGACCAAGGCCGATTACGACAAGGTTCTCGGCATCAATCTGGAAGGTGCCTTCTGGGGCACGCAGGCCGCGGCGCGCCAGATGATCGCGCAAGGACAAAGCGGGGGCGGGCAGGGCGGCGTCATCATCAACATGTCCTCGATCAATTCGGGCCTCGCCAATCCCAATGTGGCGACCTACGCCATCACCAAGGGCGGCATGAACCAGATCACCAGCACGGCTGCGGTCGCTTTCGCCAGGGACGGCATCCGTGTGGTCGGTGTCGGGCCGGGCACGATCGACACCGAGATGATCCGGGGTGACTTCGTCGCCAGCGCGACCGATCGCACGATCATCGCGCGCACACCGCTGGGCCGTTACGGCACGGCCGCCGAAATCGCTGCGGTCGTGGCGTTCCTCGCCAGCGACGACGCCTCCTACATCACCGGCGAGACGATCTACCCGGACGGCGGACGGCGTGTCCTGAACTACGTCATGCCCGAACATGTCGTGCCCGAGCAGGAGGCCGTTTCATGA
- a CDS encoding VOC family protein — protein sequence MSLFDKLHHICIVVADIDKAQAYYEAIGIGPWQDYPPLAEYKELSVPNVEAFRELKYRFCNLPTVQMQLCEPPQKPCPQREFLDTKGEGVFHIGFEVADADTAEAEGKAAGMGVLSKGRRDNGTGFTYYDSAASAGVVLLSRATNPTT from the coding sequence ATGAGCCTCTTCGACAAGCTGCACCATATCTGCATCGTCGTTGCCGATATCGACAAGGCGCAGGCCTATTACGAAGCGATCGGCATCGGGCCGTGGCAGGATTACCCGCCCTTGGCTGAATACAAGGAGCTCTCCGTTCCCAACGTCGAGGCCTTCAGGGAGCTGAAATACCGCTTCTGCAATCTCCCGACCGTGCAGATGCAGCTCTGCGAGCCGCCGCAGAAGCCCTGTCCCCAGCGCGAATTTCTCGACACCAAGGGCGAGGGCGTCTTCCATATCGGTTTCGAGGTCGCCGATGCCGACACGGCCGAAGCCGAAGGCAAGGCTGCCGGCATGGGCGTGCTCTCGAAGGGACGCCGCGATAATGGGACCGGCTTCACCTATTACGACAGCGCCGCCTCCGCCGGCGTCGTCCTGCTCTCGCGGGCGACCAACCCGACGACGTGA
- a CDS encoding DUF1778 domain-containing protein, whose amino-acid sequence MARTALDDTNRMNLRIKPDAKARLMRAAALRHTDLTSFVTQSALRAADAVIAEADVTKVSERDFFRILELLDNPPKPNARLKAAAAALPKSL is encoded by the coding sequence ATGGCACGCACCGCCCTTGACGACACAAATCGGATGAACCTCCGCATCAAGCCGGACGCGAAGGCGCGGCTGATGCGTGCGGCTGCTCTGCGCCATACCGATCTGACCAGTTTCGTCACCCAGTCCGCCCTGCGCGCGGCCGATGCCGTCATCGCTGAAGCCGATGTGACCAAGGTGTCGGAGCGTGACTTTTTTCGGATCCTGGAATTGCTGGACAACCCGCCAAAGCCGAATGCGAGGTTGAAAGCCGCCGCCGCCGCCTTGCCGAAGTCCCTGTGA
- a CDS encoding GNAT family N-acetyltransferase encodes MSLPAWHEEPITKAHDRKAFDCGVSELNRFLERFARQGHEHNAVKTFCAIADDTPNKVLGFYSLTPTSIAYEAVPPAMTRGLARHRVAGFLLARLAVDKTVGGQGLGGQLLLAAALRCLRVTVEVGGVLLIIDAKDDRAAQWYCSFGAERAADQPLTLVAPLTTFAEALRETGHL; translated from the coding sequence GTGAGCCTTCCCGCCTGGCATGAGGAGCCGATCACGAAGGCGCATGATCGAAAGGCCTTCGACTGCGGTGTGAGCGAGCTGAATAGGTTCCTCGAGCGGTTTGCCCGGCAAGGGCATGAGCACAACGCCGTGAAGACGTTTTGCGCAATCGCGGACGACACACCCAACAAGGTCCTGGGGTTCTATAGCCTTACCCCAACCTCGATCGCATACGAGGCGGTTCCCCCTGCCATGACCAGGGGGCTGGCCCGCCATAGGGTGGCTGGCTTCCTGCTCGCGCGGCTTGCCGTCGACAAGACCGTCGGCGGCCAAGGCCTCGGCGGGCAGCTCCTCCTTGCGGCGGCTTTGCGTTGCCTGCGGGTGACGGTGGAAGTCGGCGGAGTTTTGCTGATCATCGACGCCAAAGATGACCGCGCCGCGCAATGGTATTGCAGCTTTGGCGCGGAGCGAGCCGCCGACCAGCCGCTCACTCTGGTTGCGCCACTGACCACCTTCGCTGAAGCGCTTCGCGAAACAGGGCACCTTTAG